Part of the Mytilus galloprovincialis chromosome 14, xbMytGall1.hap1.1, whole genome shotgun sequence genome is shown below.
ATCTTAGATTTTTTGACTTGGATGTATAAAGAGGGGTATCAATACAGAACTTTAAATGTTCACCGTTCGGCCATATCTTCAGTCCTGCCATATATCGATGGTGTCCCAATTGGTCAATTACCTATagtaaaacaattaatgaaaggTGTTCTACAAAATAACCCACCTTTACcaaaataccaattttcatgggatTTGAATAGTGTTCTTAAATATTTATCCGCTTtaccaataaacaaaaaacttgatttttcagttttaggtaaaaaattatcaattttattggcTTTGGCAGCGCCAAAAAGGATATCTGAAATTGCAAGGTTAGACAGAAGATTCATGTCCAGAAACAAAAGtagtataatttttcatttaccGGGTCTGtctaaaacacaaaaagattGCAATAACAGATCAGTGAAATACtgcaaattttcaaagaaaaaattatGTGTTATTTCTTGTATACATGAATATGAATTGAGAACGGAACATTTAAGGCCTGTTAGTAAACATGAACCTGATCCTTTATTAAGGTCAACTAAGAAACCTTTTAAAGGTCTATCTTCGCAGACAGTTGGAAATTGGATTAAATGGGTTGTGAAGGAGGCAGGAATCGACATCTCATTGTTTCAAGCACATTCTTGTCGCATGGTCTCAACTAGCAAGGCAGCGATGAGTGGCATCAGTATGGATGATATTATGTCCATGGCAGATTGGTCCAACACTAGAAcgtttaataaattttattttaggacTAATGAAAAAGCGGGTTTTGCAGATAAAGTTTTAGAAATGGTAAGCTTGCTTTAAACGTGCATTATTATATCTCACGAAAATCTTAGAAatataatttcagattttatgaGGGCGCAAATAGCccgaaatgaaatattgattatatgatAAGATTAGAGTGAGATATAATAATGCATTTCCCACCCATCCCACCCAAATGCATTATTATAGAGAAATTAAATACATTGcaaatagatgtggtatgataacaaTAAGACGACTCTTGATGTAAGTATTTCTAAACagtattcaataaaatatgaaatattacacaGAATGTTTATTCTCGAATGCTAACTTGAAATATACATCTATATCATTAAATTTTTCAGAAAGGATAGAGTTGGATGGACTTGAATATGACTGGTATTCCAAACAATAATTGCAGTTTTGTAGCAGTGTGGCGGAATATGATATAGAACATTCGTATGCAGTTTTTTCGTGGACTATAAAGAAATTACTGACTTTAACGTGTATACTCTGTGAAATATTTTGATGTACATTTGATAATACAAATGATTATTTCCTGTAGTtatcatacccgtagccagggggggttcggggggttcggacgaacccccccttgaaatcaagtaagcactgttaaagtcaacgttttgttcaaattgtgactgttaaagtcgagttcatgagtccaacgaacccccccttggaaattcctggctacgggcctggttattttttttttttttttaagtaaccgCCTTATATCTATTCAGTCCAAACAGTTCAGTATTCAGATGTTTGGTCAGATATTGGATTTTGCTTTTTGCTTAGTGAACTGATAATTAGTATTTTGGGTGTCAATTTGTTTATTCATTATCCAGATGCATAGAAATATGTCTATGGTGAACTATATCCATTGTTTACTGAATCGGTTACTTTCGTATCAGATCTTTTGAACAAGAACATGATATTTCATTGGTTCAGATAttggttttgttgttttatatcaaacataattgTTTGAGGTTTACGGTTTGGCTTCATTGAAAGTCAATCTATTGTAGCCCGAGGTATACGATGTTACCTATGGGCATGCACAGTAAGGTATTACCTGGAttgtaacattttttattcagggGTGTACTTTAAAGAGCTGTTATTTGATTAGAATAGAAGGTCAATGCATTATTATATCTCACTCTAATCTTatcatataatcaatatttcatttcggGCGCTTTGCGCCCtcataaaatctgaaattaagatgacaaatatttttaaccagttTTGTGGCCCTTCTTTGTACAGATTCCAGTTGCAGATGTCTTTTTTAAGATACTGTGACCAGACACATGTCGCATATTCTAGCAGCGGATGTACTATTGATTTATAAATAGTAAGAAACATATCTTGATCCATGTAATCAAAAGAATGATGAATAAGAGACAACACTCTCTGTGCTTTGTTATAAATATcacttatatatttttcaaatttcaaattagacTCGAAAGTTACTCCCAGATCCTTTTCTTCATTCTTCATTCCCCTTTGACTCTGTCCTGTCGAGAGCCGAGAGGTGACTGAATAGTAAACTTTGGCAATATATGATATGATATGGTTATCCTTGATGTCTGGTAAATACCCTTTTGCTGAGGAACATAACTGGTCATAGTTCCAAATAGTAAGACCAACCAGTTTAAAAACTCTATTTTGTGTGCACTGCAGTTGACAATGGTTGGTAAATAGCGTCACTACAAGCTGCAAACTCATATAGCACATTATCACACGGATCAACATCAAATTCTCTGTACCCATTACAACATGGCTTTGGCTCTAAATGATCTTGTGAAACCCTACTTATTGTATTTGTAGGCAACAGCATTAACCCCATGAATGCAggtaaacaaacaaacagacatacttATTACGAATTTCTTTATAGCATTTGACATGTGTTTGACAAGGTCAGCCACAGTCTCCTCATTTATAAACTTGAAAACTAGGAATCATATGAAATGTCAATAGGATGATAGATGCATGAGTCCTGTCACATCAGAAACAgatgtcataccaccaattaaaaactCTATCTGTTCAACCATATTTAGcgattttcacagctttctaaatattttatcttaaagGGGCTCGTGGGTctgaatcctttttttttaaatataggatttcgctatttttttctataagaaaactttatcctatacttaacagacaaattaaataaaaatatggggtcactgatcatttaagctcacaatctgcctttaaaaaaggctttaaaaaaagcatgcatttttgttgaggtacttttttttctgttgtactattaggagaaaaaaaggtaaattcaaaataaaaaaagaactaaatttaaaaaattgcttaaattttacaataattaagTTTAAGTtcagttcatttgaaaaaaataataaaaaaatatatgtcaccgagttaaaaaaattatttcaatttttatgcaaaaaaatggcattttttcaccaaaggcagataatttggagcttttcaatgatataaaaatttaaaaagtcatctgggaccaaaacaaattaatttttttggttgatttttgtacagTATCATCAAGTAACAACTAACATGACatagtgtaaaaaataaaatttgtaatgaaaaaaaaaccgaaataATGTCATTAAATGTTTctatttttgctgattttttttaaccctcgAGCCTCCTTTAAGTCCTTAAGTTTAACTTTATAGAAACCAGTATATCTTGAATTGTACAGGTATCACCTTTCTTAGGCTTTCAAAATaccaattttcaacataccttTTAAATCTTAAAAGAAAGAAgaggtcttccgaatagaggtaccactaaaaatcaccctggttttctggaaatcttaaaatGTTAAATTAGTATATTATTGAGCGCATTAATCGTCAATGTTGGATGCaaactgatcatgctgatagacaagtaaattttgattcaaaatggtcttaatttatttctctttcaccaaaagtttcatttctgcaaatttgttagtaAGTTTGAGAAAATAATGCatatgacatcaaatgcactattttttgtctgagtaggcctactttcacatacatTCCAAATTGGAGGGCGTACAATGTAATAAGGGGTCTAACACCTACAAGCAGTAGTAGTTGATGGAGAGAACTCGTCACTTATCACATATAATATTAACCAACAAAgattgaaactacaaaaatatctaaataaaaaggTACATTTGTACACAGGAAACCAAATGGAATATGCCACCCAGATATATAAGTGCAATGTACTTTCCTTCAGTGGAAAAAACAATACCATTGCAACATCTTGCATGGTACTTGGTGTTATCCTAAACAACAACATTTAGTAAAAAGTAATGCATGAACATAATTAATCACAACATAGATTTTATATATTTAGGACAAAAGGATCGTGTGAGTACCAAATAATATTTGTACTACAAGAACTCGCACCAAGTAATGACTTCTTAGAACATAGACATTCAATGACCTAAAAATTGTGAATTTTGCTTAAGCCTATCAAAAGACTTCCTAAGAAAATGAATCATATTAATATAATTAACATACAGGTTAAGAAAAGTCAACtctgttttaaatataaatatgatatcTATTTATATGCATTGTATATAATTTGCAGAGACTGCCAGTAATTATACGGGGACAAGACATCGGACCATGTATTGATTGTTGGAAGTCCATGGAATATCTAGGGAAGAAGGGAGGAAGTAAAGAagtcaaaatacatgtatcaccAACTCCACAGATGGATTTCATCAATAAAAACTTTTTGTACAGGTAGATATATAGATTAATGAGATAGTTGTATTGTATGTTAAGTTAAAATAAGTTTTATGTAGTCCGAGCTTTAAATAGAATACAGTGATCTCCAttataatatattgcaaaattAACAGATATTCAATTTAAGACATTATTTATTGTAAGAATAATATTTATTGAAAACTCACCAAAACAATCCTTTcatctttgtaattttttataatGACCAGTAGGACATTATCAATATGATTCCAGCATCTTATGTAAACATAAGACAATTGTGGGCATTatgtcatttaaaaaacaaagaagACAAATATGATTTCTGATGAGTGTTGTTTATTATGGATGAAAAAACTACTCAATGGTAACTGCTCCTCGGGGcgtcttgattgacaaataaaaattgttgttgttgttgttggtaaccccccccccccaaaaaaaaaaaaatatgtgttctttagaatatttaaaaatttaccttttttaccATTAAATCTGAAATAATACAAAAGATGTTACCTGAGTAATGTTATGAAATGTATAAtccatattttgtttacataaaatagATGAAAATATCCTTTTACAGACATAATGGCAAGTTTCCCTTAAGTAAAATCTGAAAATGTAAAGTCCTCTAAAGTAATTGAAAGCCAAAAGTAATTCAGGGTCTTGTGAAAGAGTTATTTGTTATGTATTTCAGATCTTTGCCATTCAATGAATTAGTAAAGAGAGCAGGAGCAGATAAACAAACAGAATACTTTATATCAGAAGTAAGGTATTTATGTATACAAGGAGATGTATTATACTTTCTCTTGTATTGAAGCTACATTTTTATTAACCTGAATAATTCAGAAGTCATACTCCACTGATCTACAAGTACTTTTTTAATGCTTGAATGCATAGACAATGAAAAATcttctattttaaaatgattcaGAATTTGTTTGTGATTTACCTATTTAGATAAAATTGAGTTGATTGCTGATTGGTTACCTCTTCTACTGAACAACAATCAAAATAGAGGATTCATGAAGAGTTTAAATCATGTTAGTAATTCATGACACTTTTTGGTGTTAAACGAGCATTTAGATTATAATGTTACTGCAAAAGCCGTTGCATCTTCAGCAAATAGGGCTTTAGGGTTGGTAATAGCCAAGTGTAAACTTTTAGGTGGTGTTTGTTTCgatgtatttgtaaaattatatgaaagtttGGTTTGTCCTATAATAGAATATGGAGCAGGTATATGGGGTGTAAAATCATATTCTTGTATTAACTCCATTCATAATAGGGCTTATAGATTTTTTCTCGGTGTAGGAAAATATGCACCAAATGCTGCAGTTACTGGAGACTTAGGTATAACACCTATTTTTGATAAGCAGTGGAAAAGTATTATTCGTTTGTGGTGTAGATTAAATAACATGAGCTCAAACCGGTTAAATGCAAAAGTTCACAAGTGGGCTGATAGTATGAGTATTAAGCATAAGTGTgttaaaaactggaattttttaGTAAAGAAAACCTTCTGTGAACTAAATTTAAGTCATTTATCGTGTCTTGAAAATATGGACACTAACTATGTTATAAAAAATGTTATGTCAAAATTACATAGAAAACATGTCGATAATTGGCATGCTGTTTTGCATTCTGATAAATCTATATCGGGTAGAGGTGGCAATAAGCTACGAACTTACAGActgtttaaggaaaattttgaaCCAGAGGAATACTGCAAAATAGCTTTACCCTTCAGTCACAGAAGTGCTTTCGCcaaatttagatgtggtgttgCTCCCCTTAAAATTGAAACAgggagatatgaaaatattgttttagaaaatagaGTGTGCCATATATGTGACGTTTTTATTGAAGATGAAGTGCATGTTTTATTAAGATGTCCTCTTTATGACGATTTTAGAAATCATTTATATCATGTTGCTGaaacttttaatgataattttaatacttTAGATGATAATCAAAAGTTAGTGTTTTTATTCTCAGATGTAAATATGATTCGTGTGTTTGCCAAAACCtgtcatttaattttaataagacgtagaaattttatatattgtacatagtattttatttcatattatgtattattattatctatgcattttaatagtctcttataattctgtatagaatggctctcattttatttagtattattttacaatgttactattgtataaagattgattgtacttgttgagagatgagactttaataaaacattgaattgcaTCATATAGTTTTTCCAACATGtttcaaataaactcattaataaaatgatattttgaaaattaatatcaCAATTGACGTTAGAACAATTtcctttattgtatttttatgtgTATTCTTCACAAACTCATCTAAACTGTTTTGATATCATGTTAAAATTGCAACTCTTACACACAATATATGATAGgacacatgtatatatttatttcagacaGAGAAGTATTATCTGAGAGCTGTTGGAGATAATCCAAGGACAGATATAGcagatataaataaacaatttccaGAATTAGCAGAAGACATCAGTATTCCACCATTCTTCAGTCCAGATCGCTTTTTCTCAAGTGTTTTTAGAATATCATCAAATGGTATACAGTTGTGGACTCATTATGATGTAAATACTCACATAATTGGTATTCTCCTTAaaatatactgtggattaattatttattttcatgggtaccaattttcgtggattgagtgAAACTAACATtatcatggatatttgatttcttgttTTTGGCAATGTCTGTTTACAAAGCAAtcgaaatttgttattttttgaaCATTTATATTCTTGGTTCAGCTGTTCCAATGAAAACCACCAAAATAAGTATCCAACTGGTACAAAAAATGTAGTAATGGATTCACGGTACcgttttgttaatatatatatgtaacactcacaAAAGTGTTTTTACGTTTTCATGACTCAAACTAAAATAACTAACAGGTTccaaaatgtttagtttttgacATCAGTACATATTTAGTCTATATTTTCTGAATTgattaattttacaaattatgtcCCATAACAAAATCAGAGAAGTTTCCAAATTTATCAAGAACTTCTAAGAAATAAGAtcaaatgttttttgttgttcatttttagggataaaattgagaataatcAGTTGTTTTTGTGTATTTGGTGCATTCAGTCCATTTTCACCTGTGTCTTACATTTGTATGAATATCTAGCattcaaaatttattgaaaatgttacttaagaaaatgaacaacaaaatGTAGAATAATTTATCTATATATagaaagaaatatttaaagagtACAGAATTATGCCTTTATGGGTTGTGTAGATGAGTATTAATTTTATATCACTGAAGTTGCTTACCCTTCTCTAAACATTAGTTTCAAATAACTTTCATTTGGATAATTTCAAATACTGTTGATTTCGTTTGTTAACATGAGTTATACTCTTGTCTGTAATCCCTTCAAAATTTGTATACACAAACAGTGAGGAATAAGTTGAGCATTTATTAGCTTCTGTTATTGTTTACTTATTATGTAAAATGTATAGAAAGcagtcatattttttatataacttcaaATTTGAGAGAAGGAAGTCATACTAGTAAGTTACTCAAAAGCTCAGCTAGCCTCTGTTTTAATAATGACTTAAAAGCTGTAACTCTGTTTGGAATGATGTGTATAAAGATGAGTGTATTCTGTTATATTTTACAGGTTATGGATAATATTTTAATTCAAGTGACAGGATCAAAAAGAGTTGTGCTATTCAGTCCACAAGATGCTAATTATATGTACTTAAATGGTGAGCTGAATTATGTCGAACACAAATATTTATGTTATTGTTCTGTCTTAGTATTTATCAATAGAAAACTATTATTGGTCAGattgatatttgttttcaaagCGACTTTCCCATTTGTCATCACAATACAGTTTTATAGAATGCAGAATTACTTCATAAAACCAATAACCATGTTCCCATATTATTTTACACCTTTTCCTCTTTCTTTAAGGTTTCTCATAGATAAACACATTCATATACTTGACTGTAAAAGGAGAGGTTcaagattaaataaaaaatagttatttttacTCGTGGTAGGCTAATGAaatttgatatgcagttgtaGTAGCATTCCCATATCTCATTACAATGGAAATGTACCTTCAGTCATTGTTCATTGATTTTAAATAATTGCATAACTTTCTTAttaaagtattgttgttttaaaatttcaacatgcaCTTTGAAAATAGGAAATAGACAAGACATACCTCTGTGAGAacagtttattatttttgttttgtattttgcagGAGACAAGTCCGAGGTGTTAGATATTGATAACCCTGACTTAGAGAAATATCCAAACTTTATCAATGCTACTCGTTATGAAGGAGTTTTACAAGCTGGGGATATTTTATTCATTCCAGGTAAGAATGTAGATTAAAATGAATAAAGATGTCTGTAATTTAACTGCCTACTTATACAGAACTtattattcaattttataaaaatgaaattaaatatttctgGGGTGTAAAAAGCTTTTTggatgttttatataaattttgtgctATTAATGATCATTTCAATTACTCTACAACTTGTAGCTTTTCAACTCTCTTCACTTTACTTTCACTCAATTTTATTAAAGACGAGGTTAATTATTTAATCAAATGGTCAAGGGATGTAatcattaaaggggcactagctatgagatatataaaaaatatattttatttttgctcaatcattaataaaatgcaaatagtgaaataataattcgcttttagtgCTCACTATGGTTCAATTATGtcaaaataagatataaaacattgattatgaattattcacttgcaagtaaataattcgacctcgttgaatccatattcatgtgaacttcaatttaacccctcaGTTTGAGATGTATAACacatgaattgtatgtgtaaagttatttaaaggaaaagaatgtcaacattgaaagtgaaacaaaggtaaaccatttgattgactgattcgatacACAAAAATAATTCTTATACAGGTTTAAACGatgataaaaatttatttttcatctataatatgaaattgaatagacctagaataatccaacagcacgagtttgcttaatctatttatatctatatttatgtttacatggCTTATATGGTCATCAGATGACTTTAGAGGTAaactcgataattaattagatggcgtgaacatgaatttgacagctagtgcccctttaacaataTTAATTTGTCAAATCATATGTCAGGTACATTGACTTGTGACTATTTATTGTGGACACAATGGTTAGACAAAATTTACTATCAAGAAACTTATAATAAGTTTTAAGTTGCTTCTAAGTCTgtctgtaaaaacaaaatatggaaCTGTTGTTCACTCCAAACAATATCTTACAAATCATAGATGAATAAAATTAGCTAAAAATATACTGGTTACCTAGAATTGGATCCCATGCCGATACCTATTGTACCAGCTTTGACAACAGGAAAGTACTTGTTagtataattttagtttatttgttATCTTTCAGCACTATGGTTCCACAATGTGATAGCCTTAGAATTTGGTATAGCAGTGAATGTGTTCTGGAAACATTTAGATGACAATTTGTATGATAacaaagatacatatggtaacaAAGATTTAACGCCTGCTAGTAGAGCTATGCAGATCATGGACAGAGCTATGAAAGCACTAGAGGAACTACCAGACAGTTATAAAGATTTCTATGCTAGGAGGCTTATTACAAGGATAGAAAGGAAATGTTTACAAAAGTCATTTCCACCATAGctatttaattaaaatgttttacacatAACTGACTTTGTTTTGACTGATTGTTATGGAGATAATAAACATTCCTTTACCCAAATCAATTTCTGTTtaaccaaaattttcaattgcatgcTTTGTTTTTAGTGCAAAATTTTTGTACAGTAGTTCTTAGATTGACAAAACttttcagaatcattatattgaccttgacctttaaattctgaatttacagtatgaaATCATCAGACTTTGTTCCTGTGTCAGCATATTTCTTTCAGATTGGACTGTTATTAGCCATGTGCCTATTTAACACAGTTgcattgattataaaaaatgaatggctgaaaaaaaaaatcaaaaaaaatccaTTGCCTCAATTATGAATTTTACTACATCAACTTAAATCTATTTACAGGGGGTATTGGTCCCAATATGGGAACAGCTatagtttaaaaagaaaaatgtctaGTAAAACATGCATTAACATGTTTCGCCAAACATCATTCTGATATgtgcctgttctaagtcaggagcttgtaattcagagATTGTCGTATGTTACCGTAAGTCACATCAGTTTTTGACGAGCCAttgacttttgtcgaaaaagcgtcCAGACATTCCGTTATCATTGGTGGGGTAGGCGGCGATGTCCGAAaaaattcactctgtggttaaagtttttgaaatttgataactttcttaaactatcctggatttgtactaaacttgcacagaagcttgtttataattgAAAGCTAGTATATAGAaggaatttttgttaaaattttgtacctctttttctgtattttacttataaatggacttacttTTTCTTCCCTTAAAAATTACAGTCTGCAGttcaagttttaaaacatttattagattcaaaaACCATCCTGGATTATTTTATcgaactttgacagaagcttcttacaataaaaaattactatgaagaggaatatttttatcaatttatttccTCATTTTGTTGTGCCTGGGATTAACAGCAAAAAAATGCGAGCCAATGGGTGTGCGGAACTCTTACAAACTTTTAGTTAAGTATTGAAATCTGGATGTttgctttctcgtttgaattgttttacatgtcagGGACTTATATAGCTTGGATACAGGACGGGTGTTGATCATTGTTGAAATCagaacagtgacctatagttgtgaactttctacatcatttggtctctgatggagagttatTTCCTTGGGAATCATACCATATGGCACAATCAAGAAAACACCTTAGGAGTTCGTGGcatcagagaagatttttgtagaaatttTAAGAGATAGTGAGAGAAATTACTGATAGTTATCATTTTTAATACATTAAGATCTTAGAAGAAGTCAACGTTGCTGAAATCTTCAATTGACCTTTTATTGTCATTTAAagatgattttactttttttttagatagtATAGAagataaaaagcaaaatcacaaaactacCGAACAAtgaggaaaattccaaacgggaaaacctaatcaaacgacaaaatcaaaagcttaaacacattaaTCGAATGGATAGCATccgtcgtattcctgacttgaaacaggcatattatgtagaaaatggtggattaaacctaaaTTTATAGCTAGCAAACATCCCACTGTTTGACAGTCacatacaatttcattatattgacaacgatgaacaaaacataataggttaaaatgtcaaaataggggaaCAACAGTCAACATAGTGTTATAATCTCAATTACAATAAAAGAAGAGAGACGGTGGATAGTAAAATTGTTCATAACAATTAGATCTACAAATATGCCATTACAGGTGAAATTACCCTTTTCGGAATTATTGCCCCTGAATATAAATGATTTTTGTCCTTTTTGCATTATGGTCGAACAATTTTATCCCTAGAAGAAAGAGAGAACCTctaaattgttaaaatatcaCTAGATACCAATAGATAAGTCGATGAATGATGAATGTAGTACCGTCAAGTGACCCTTTGTTGTATAGCAGTTACTACGATAAAAAAGCAATTTTTAAGATTTGAGTTTTTCAAAAACTATATGGTAATTTGGTACAGAAAATATAAACgtcaaaataaatcaacaatacaagatctaaaaaaaaaaaatatttctgaaacaTTGGATGAATCTTAAATATCCAGTGTTTTGTGTTGAACTCGAAAACGATAATCAATAGGTGAAAAAATGATTTGCAATACAAGATACATATTTGAAAAGTGAATGATTCAAACTCTTATGAGCCTCTTATTTTGaaccagatttttgtgacaaaaatgtcggttattgattttgggatgtacggcggtcgggcgggcggacGCCAAAtggtgtctgtgcatttacttataaaccgttcaaccaaatctaaaattttaataagttgttactgatgacaagaTGAtgatcaagttcaataatggcgattttcacTTTTTCGGTTCACAAATGGTGCAGGAGTTatagttcttgaaagattgaaaaatggtgtttccagtcatgttgCATTAACTAATGAaacattcaaccaaagcttttcaaattttaatatgttgttactgatgacaaaatggaggtcaaatttgatattgacgatctTCACTTTCACTGTTCAGCAGTTATGGTTcctgtgatattgaaaaatgccaggaAACAAATAAATGGAATTTCTATCTCTTATTCTGAAGCTTTTTATCCAAGGCTTTTGGAATGATCTCATTTTTCCATTATTTGTGCTGAACATTCTTCATTGATTcgagaaataattttacaaacaaaatgtattttacatcaATCCAAACTTTGATCTGTAGCTATGGGCTAAGAATTTGTCTGCAAACAGGGAGATTCATATTCTGTAAATTTTTCTAAGGTTTTGATGACATTT
Proteins encoded:
- the LOC143059670 gene encoding tRNA wybutosine-synthesizing protein 5-like, producing the protein MTSSTSSCQKKIQVSVLTNVTQNQFVNEIYPKRLPVIIRGQDIGPCIDCWKSMEYLGKKGGSKEVKIHVSPTPQMDFINKNFLYRSLPFNELVKRAGADKQTEYFISETEKYYLRAVGDNPRTDIADINKQFPELAEDISIPPFFSPDRFFSSVFRISSNGIQLWTHYDVMDNILIQVTGSKRVVLFSPQDANYMYLNGDKSEVLDIDNPDLEKYPNFINATRYEGVLQAGDILFIPALWFHNVIALEFGIAVNVFWKHLDDNLYDNKDTYGNKDLTPASRAMQIMDRAMKALEELPDSYKDFYARRLITRIERKCLQKSFPP